One Oreochromis niloticus isolate F11D_XX linkage group LG16, O_niloticus_UMD_NMBU, whole genome shotgun sequence genomic window carries:
- the LOC109197544 gene encoding uncharacterized protein LOC109197544, which produces MQYIFDMHFLCSCIPGLHVNGVLYLVLPPFILMFVVNILEPFQLRKVFYSMHCLTCEGYTRSFGGCVATSIFKYVSLAAIWIASVLFDGDWYFCLMTNLNLNQTGIPCKANFTYEEQRIQHKYMKDSNDYALYVIFGFVFVWSIYEMRRAFCRSRHQCCPPYYSVVYEDLLAEEVSSLMNQKLKNIAAQKAKIICKLYLQNIRRHELMEQNEEDVDISDTWKIISASDFYLMENEKCESAV; this is translated from the exons ATGCAGTACATTTTTGACATGCATTTCTTATGCTCTTGCATACCAGGACTACATGTAAATGGTGTACTGTACCTGGTCCTCCCACCTTTCATCCTCATGTTTGTTGTCAACATTCTTGAGCCTTTTCAGCTAAGAAAGGTTTTTTATAGCATGCATTGTTTAACTTGTGAGGGCTACACCAGAAGTTTCGGAGGCTGTGTTGCTACGTCAATTTTTAAGTATGTCAGTCTGGCTGCTATATGGATAGCCTCTGTTCTGTTTGATGGAGACTGGTACTTTTGCCTGATGACAAATCTCAACCTGAATCAGACTGGAATCCCATGCAAAGCAAATTTTACCTATGAGGAGCAACGCATTCAACACAAATACATGAAGGATTCAAAT GACTATGCCCTTTATGTCATCtttggttttgtgtttgtttggagcATCTATGAAATGCGAAGAGCTTTTTGTAGATCAAGACACCAGTGTTGTCCTCCTTACTACAGCGTGGTTTATGAAGATCTTCTGGCAGAGGAAGTCAGCAGCCTTATGAATCAAAAGCTGAAAAACATAGCAGCACAAAAGGCTAAAATAATCTGTAAGCTCTACCTTCAGAATATAAGGAGACATGAACTGATGGAACAAAATGAAGAAGATGTTGACATTTCTGATACTTGGAAGATCATTTCTGCCTCAGATTTCTACTTGatggaaaatgaaaaatgtgaatCAGCAGTGTAA